From the Thermodesulfobacteriota bacterium genome, the window GGCGCCCCCCCTTCGGGTATCATCGGGCCGCAACCCAACCCTCCTCCCCCAGGACCTGCATGCACCTGCTCGGCGAACTCATCGCCTGGATCGTCCAGACCATCGGCCAGCTCGGCTACCCGGGGATTTTTCTCCTCATGGCGCTGGAGAGCTCGTTTTTCCCCTTCCCCAGCGAGGTGGTGATGATCCCCGCGGGGTACTTGGCCTACCGGGGAGAGATGAACCTGGGTGTCGCCATCGCCATGGGGACCGCCGGCTCCCTGGCCGGCGCCCTGCTCAACTACTACCTGGCGGTGTGGCTCGGCCGCCCCTTCCTGGAGCGTTACGGCCGCTACCTCTTCCTTCCCCCGGAGAAGTTCCATCGGATGGAGGCCTTCTTCCGAAGACACGGGGAGATCAGCACCTTCGTGGGGCGGCTGATCACGGTGGTGCGCCAGTACATCTCGTTTCCAGCCGGTCTGGCCCGTATGCCCATGGGACGCTTCCTCTTCTACACGGGCCTGGGCGCCGGGATCTGGGTGGCGATCCTGGCCGCCATCGGGTACGTGGCGGGGGGCAACGAGGAGCTCATCCGCACCTACTCCCGGGAGGCGACCCTGGGGCTCCTGGCGCTGTGCGCCGCCCTGATCGCGGTCTACGTAGCGCGCCACCGGCGCAGGACCCGGTCCGCAGGGTCGGGCGTTTGACGCATCCTCGCCGCGCGTTACTCTTCGGGGGCGCGCCCACCTGACCTCCGCCAGAGGAGAGCTCGGCATGGAAGAGCAACAGGTCTGTTTCCCGCGGGTGAAGAACACCGGCCTTCGGGGCATCCCGGTCGCCGACACGAAGGTGAGCTACATCGACGGCATCAAGGGGGAGCTCCAGTACCGGGGCTTTCGCATCCAGGAACTGGCCAAGTACGCCACGTACGAGGAGGTAGCCCACCTCCTCATCCACGGCCGCCTGCCCTCCCGGAAGGAGCTCGCGGCCTTCGACGCCCGCCTGCGGGCCGCCCGGGCCCTGCCGCCGGGGGTGGTGGAGGCCCTGGCCCAGCGGCCCCGCGACGCGGTGCCCATGGACGTGCTCCAGGGCGCCGTCCCCTTCCTCGCCGACCACGACCCGGAGCTCAAGGACACTTCCAAGGAGGCCGTCGCGCGCCAGGCCGAGCGTCTCACCGCGCGCCTGCCCTCCGTGGTGGCGGCCTGGAAGCGCCTGCGGGCCGGAGAGAAGCCCCTGGAGCCCCGGGGCGATCTCGCCCATGCCGCGAACTTCCTCTACCTCCTCAAGGAGGCCGAGCCCCACGAGCAGGAGGCCCGCATCGTCGACGTGTGCCTCACCCTCCACGCCGACCACACCTTCAACGCCTCCACCTTCGCGGCACGGGAGGTGGCGAGCACCCACGCCCACCTCTACGCCTCGGTGACGGCGGCGGTTGGGGCGCTCTCGGGCGAGCTCCACGGCGGCGCCAACGAGCAGGTGATGAAGATGCTCCAGGAGATCGGCACCCCCGAGAAGGCGCAAGGCTACGTGAAAGCCAAGCTCGACGCGGGAGGCAAGGTGATGGGGATGGGCCACGCGGTCTACAAGACCCTCGACCCCCGGGCGCCCATCCTGATGGAGCTCGCCCTGGAGCTGGGGAAGAAGACCGGCCAGAGTTTCTGGATCGACATCGCAGAGGCCGTGCGGGAGGCCACCCAGCGGGAGTTCAAGGCCCGCAAGGGGCTCGACATCTACCCCAACGTGGATTTCTACTCGGCAGCCACCTACTACCAGCTCGGCATCGACACGGACCTCTTCACCCCGGTCTTCGCCCTGGGGCGGGTGTCGGGCTGGTGTGCCCACGTCATCGAGGAGAAGTTCGCCGAGGCCCAGGAAAAGCCCGAGCTCTACCGGCCCGAGGCGGAGTACGTGGGGGACTACTGCGGCCCCCAGGGGTGCGCCTGGGTGCCTATGGCCGAGCGCGGCGCCCCCTCGGGAGGGGGCCGATGACC encodes:
- a CDS encoding DedA family protein, with the translated sequence MHLLGELIAWIVQTIGQLGYPGIFLLMALESSFFPFPSEVVMIPAGYLAYRGEMNLGVAIAMGTAGSLAGALLNYYLAVWLGRPFLERYGRYLFLPPEKFHRMEAFFRRHGEISTFVGRLITVVRQYISFPAGLARMPMGRFLFYTGLGAGIWVAILAAIGYVAGGNEELIRTYSREATLGLLALCAALIAVYVARHRRRTRSAGSGV
- a CDS encoding citrate/2-methylcitrate synthase produces the protein MEEQQVCFPRVKNTGLRGIPVADTKVSYIDGIKGELQYRGFRIQELAKYATYEEVAHLLIHGRLPSRKELAAFDARLRAARALPPGVVEALAQRPRDAVPMDVLQGAVPFLADHDPELKDTSKEAVARQAERLTARLPSVVAAWKRLRAGEKPLEPRGDLAHAANFLYLLKEAEPHEQEARIVDVCLTLHADHTFNASTFAAREVASTHAHLYASVTAAVGALSGELHGGANEQVMKMLQEIGTPEKAQGYVKAKLDAGGKVMGMGHAVYKTLDPRAPILMELALELGKKTGQSFWIDIAEAVREATQREFKARKGLDIYPNVDFYSAATYYQLGIDTDLFTPVFALGRVSGWCAHVIEEKFAEAQEKPELYRPEAEYVGDYCGPQGCAWVPMAERGAPSGGGR